GTCGATCGGCAGATACGTTATATCAGAGCCGATGCGGAGAAAATGCTCGATCAAAACTGAGGTTTTCGCTCCGTCGCCGGCACCGAGCTCTATTACGTCAACGCCGCTGCGTCCAGCCAAAAACGCGTCGCATATTCCGTCCTTTTGTTCGTGAAAAATAGTGAATTCGGCACGTGTAGGGTAGTACTCCGGCAGTTGCATTATTTGCTGAAACAGCCGCGAGCCTTCGTCGTCGTAGAAATACCGCGAGGAAAGCTGTTTCGGCGTCGAGGAAAGGCCGCGAAGAACGTCCTCGGCAAACTGACTCAATTCCGATGTCTGTGATCCCTGCATTACTTTGCCAACCTAATTCCTGTGAACTGCCAGCGTAGATGCGGATGGAAGAAATTGCGGTAGGTCGGCCGGCTGTGCCCGGGCGGCGTGGCGATTGACGCTCCGCGAAGCACCATCTGATTGACCATGAATTTCCCGTTGTATTCGCCGACCGCGCCTTCCGATCGGCTGAATCCCGGATACGGTAGATATGCTGAATTCGTCCATTCCCAGCGTTTCCCCCACGAGAATTGATCCGACGCTATTTCCCATTCGAATTCTGTTGGCAGCCGCATTCCTTTCCATTCGGCGAATGCAGCCGCTTCGTAGAAAGAAACGTGGCAGACAGGAGCGTCGAGCGGCAATTCTCTAAGTCCTCCGAGCGTGAATTGATGCCATTCGCCGTCGATCTCTCTCCAGTACAACGGAGCATTTACGTTCTCACGTGCAAGCCAATCCCAGCCCTCTGCGTGCCAAAGGCGATGATCCCTATATCCGTCTTCGGAAATGAATTCGAGATATTCGCGATTCGTAATGAGAGTGTCGGCTATCTCAAATGCTTGCAGGTAAACTTTGTGACGGCCGAGTTCATTGTCAAAACAGAATCCGATCCTGTTGTGGCCGATCTCGTAAATTCCTTCGCCGACGGTGAGCAATTCGCGGGTTGTGTCTTCTGTGATCTCTTCGGGAGCGAAGCCTGGGCGATAAGCGGGAAACGCAGGATTTAGACTGAATGTATATTTCAGATCCGTCAGGAATAGCTCTTGATGCTGCTCTTCGTGATTCAGCCCGAGTTCAACCAGACCTTCAAGCGGCGTCACGCCGTTCGTTGATGCCAGCAGTTTCGCCATCACGGCGTCGACGTACTCGCGATATTCGAAGACCCGTTTTACGGTCGGACGGCTCATATTGCCGCGTTGGTCACGTGCGGTGCGTTCGCCGACAGTGTTGTAGTAACTGTTGAAAAGAAAGCCGAATAGCGGGTCGAAAGGTTTGTAGCCCGACGAGTATTTCTTGAGGATCATTTCCTCAAAGAACCATGTTGTGTGGGCAATGTTCCACTTCGGCGGCGAGACATCTACGATAGGCTGCGGAATGTAATCCTCGATCTCGAGCGGCTCGCAAAGCTCTACGGTCCGCGATCGGACGTTGCGATATCGGTCAAGCAGATGTCTTGTTTCAGCGGCCGTTACTGTCTGAGCCATCTTTTATTCTGAGCGTGCTGTCTGCCGCCGCATCCTTTCCCATTCCCATACTTGCCGTGCGCGCCTGTTTTCGACGGAACTCGAAAGAAATGCGAGTATCTCGTCAAATGACGCTTTGGTGTTTGAGGAATGTCTGCCGGTTGCGGTGGAGAGATTTCTTGTTTTGTTGTCGGCGGGGCTAGTCCCGCCGTTTAGCTGTCTGTTGGCCATATCGACCTCCTTTCAGAGGCGACCGGCCGAATCGCGTCAATTGCCGAAGGCCGATCGCAAGTGTTCGTATGTGAGCATTAGTTTCTTCGTACGCAAAACTCCCGCTAAAGGACTAGACCTGATTTTAGCACGCTCCGCTGTTTGGGCAAAGAGATTTCAGTTTGGCTCGCAGAGATTGGTGTCGATTCGTTTATTCTGTAAACTTAAGGTTTACGCGGGTCACCTATGGACGAAAAGTATTTTGCCAAGAAGATAGAGCAAAAATGGCAGAAAAAATGGGCTGAAATCGGTGCGTTCAGGGCAGAGATCGGTGGCGACAGGCCGAAATTCTACGCTCTTGAGATGCTGCCGTATCCTTCGGGCAATCTGCACATGGGGCATGTCCGGAATTATTCTGCGGGCGATGCTCTGGCCTGGTACAAGCGGCTGCGAGGCTTTAACGTGCTGCACCCTATCGGCTGGGATTCGTTCGGACAGCCTGCTGAGGACGCCGCAATAAAGCGCGGGGTGAACCCTCGCGATTGGACCGAGGAGAACATTAACGTGATGCGAGGCCAGCTTGAACGCCTTGGCATCAGTTATGACTGGTCGCGAGAGATCGCGGCACATCGGCCTGAATACTACAAATTCGACCAATGGTTCTTCCTTGAGATGTACGAGAAAGGCCTCGCTTATAAGAAGGTCACACAGGTCAACTGGTGTTCGAACGACCAGGCTACGCTCTCAAACGAACAGGCGAGCGGCGGTCTATGTTGGCGTTGCGGAAATCCGGTCATCAAGAAGGAACTGGAACAGTGGTTCCTCAAGACCACGGCCTATTCAGACGCTTTGATCGACAATATGGCCGAGGTCGAAGCCGGCTGGCCGCAGAATGTGTTGAAACGCCAACGCGACTGGATCGGCAGGTCAAAAGGGGCATATGTCGATTTTGAGGTGAAAGCATCGAGCGACAAACTTTTCGCGTGCCCGATCGTTGACGGCCTGACCAGCATCTCGAACGCAGGAAACGGCAGGATACGCGTTTTTACGACGCGGATCGACACGATCTATGGTGTAAATGCTCTCGTGTTAGCCGCTGAACATCCTGTCATTCAGGCGAATATGCAGAATTTCGCCGGGGACGTTGCCGAAAAGATCGCGTTCATTCGCTCAGAAAATGCCAAGCCCAAGGACCATGAGGTCGAGGTGGAAAAGGACGGTATCGACACCGGTCTGGAGGCGATAAACCCTTTCAGCGGTGATGTGATGCCGATCTGGGTCGCGAACTACGTGATGATGGAATACGGCACGGGAGCTCTGATGAGCGTCCCGGCGCACGACGAGCGTGATTTTGAATTCTCACAGAAATTTGGGCTGCCGATCCGTCAGGTGACCTCGGAGCCGCACTTGGCGCATGAACACCATTCAATGCATGCTCTTGCACTCGAACAAGCGATGCCTGCGTACGGTGTGCTGGTCCATTCGGATTATTGGAACGGTAAAACCAGCGAACAGGCTATCGAGGAAATGACCGATTGGGCCGAAAAACACGGTTTTGGCGAAGGTGCCGTAACCTACCGGCTGCGTGATTGGGGCATTTCGCGGCAGCGTTTTTGGGGTTCGCCGATACCGATCGTCTATTGCGACGGCTGCGGCATCGTTCCGGAAAAGTATGAGAACTTACCCGTCCGTCTGCCCGACGATATCTTGATCACCGGAACGGGCGAATCGCCGCTCGCGAAGGTGCCGGAGTTTGTTAATACTTCGTGTCCGAAATGCGGCAATGCTGCCAGCCGCGAGACGGATACGATGGACACTTTCGTCGATTCGTCGTGGTATTTCTTCCGCTATACCGATCCGAAAAATGAAATTTTGCCTTTCGACCCGGAAACTGCGGCTTTCTGGACGCCCGTCGATCAATACATCGGCGGCGACGATCACGCCGTGATGCACCTGATCTACACACGATTTTGGACAAAGGTGATGCGTGACCTCGGGCTCGTGAAGTTCAACGAACCAGTGAAAAGTCTACTGACGCAGGGAATGGTTGTCGGCGAGACATTCTTTGACGATTCGACAGGCAAACGTATTTATTATCCGCCGGCGGATGTAATGGTCGAACGAGACGGAAAGGGAAAGATCACATCGGCGGTATCGACCGACGGGACACCGCTGAAATTCGCAATTGAGCGAATGTCGAAATCAAAAGGCAACGGTGTCGATCCGGACGAAATGGTCGAAGCCTACGGGGCCGATGCTGCACGTCTTTTTGTGCTTTTCGCAGCACCCGTCGAAAACGAACTCGTATGGCACGAAGCGGGTATCGAGGGAGCGGTGCGATTCCTGCAACGTGTTTGGCGTCAGACATTTAAGTGGCATGAAGCTATTCAAAAAGTTGATCTGAATGCGGAACTTGAGTTTTCGGACGAGTCCCGAAAGTTGCGGCGCAAAACACATCAGACGATCAAACGTGTTTCTGACAGTCTCGATTCGCTGCAGTTCAACACGCCGGTCGCGGCTTTGATGGAGCTTTCAAATGCTATTGGCGATGTTGCCGGTGAGCCTGTCGATGCGGCAGACGATGTCATATTTGCTGTTCGTGAGGCA
This sequence is a window from Acidobacteriota bacterium. Protein-coding genes within it:
- a CDS encoding ergothioneine biosynthesis protein EgtB encodes the protein MAQTVTAAETRHLLDRYRNVRSRTVELCEPLEIEDYIPQPIVDVSPPKWNIAHTTWFFEEMILKKYSSGYKPFDPLFGFLFNSYYNTVGERTARDQRGNMSRPTVKRVFEYREYVDAVMAKLLASTNGVTPLEGLVELGLNHEEQHQELFLTDLKYTFSLNPAFPAYRPGFAPEEITEDTTRELLTVGEGIYEIGHNRIGFCFDNELGRHKVYLQAFEIADTLITNREYLEFISEDGYRDHRLWHAEGWDWLARENVNAPLYWREIDGEWHQFTLGGLRELPLDAPVCHVSFYEAAAFAEWKGMRLPTEFEWEIASDQFSWGKRWEWTNSAYLPYPGFSRSEGAVGEYNGKFMVNQMVLRGASIATPPGHSRPTYRNFFHPHLRWQFTGIRLAK
- a CDS encoding leucine--tRNA ligase, whose translation is MDEKYFAKKIEQKWQKKWAEIGAFRAEIGGDRPKFYALEMLPYPSGNLHMGHVRNYSAGDALAWYKRLRGFNVLHPIGWDSFGQPAEDAAIKRGVNPRDWTEENINVMRGQLERLGISYDWSREIAAHRPEYYKFDQWFFLEMYEKGLAYKKVTQVNWCSNDQATLSNEQASGGLCWRCGNPVIKKELEQWFLKTTAYSDALIDNMAEVEAGWPQNVLKRQRDWIGRSKGAYVDFEVKASSDKLFACPIVDGLTSISNAGNGRIRVFTTRIDTIYGVNALVLAAEHPVIQANMQNFAGDVAEKIAFIRSENAKPKDHEVEVEKDGIDTGLEAINPFSGDVMPIWVANYVMMEYGTGALMSVPAHDERDFEFSQKFGLPIRQVTSEPHLAHEHHSMHALALEQAMPAYGVLVHSDYWNGKTSEQAIEEMTDWAEKHGFGEGAVTYRLRDWGISRQRFWGSPIPIVYCDGCGIVPEKYENLPVRLPDDILITGTGESPLAKVPEFVNTSCPKCGNAASRETDTMDTFVDSSWYFFRYTDPKNEILPFDPETAAFWTPVDQYIGGDDHAVMHLIYTRFWTKVMRDLGLVKFNEPVKSLLTQGMVVGETFFDDSTGKRIYYPPADVMVERDGKGKITSAVSTDGTPLKFAIERMSKSKGNGVDPDEMVEAYGADAARLFVLFAAPVENELVWHEAGIEGAVRFLQRVWRQTFKWHEAIQKVDLNAELEFSDESRKLRRKTHQTIKRVSDSLDSLQFNTPVAALMELSNAIGDVAGEPVDAADDVIFAVREALLALTVMLTPFAPHIAEELYQEITGSDTGFVQGGVKFPEFDADLAKADEIEIAVQVNGKLRSKIFAPPGSDDDDLRSMAQTDIKVQEYTSGKDIVKIIVVPNRLVNIVVKG